Within Montipora foliosa isolate CH-2021 chromosome 3, ASM3666993v2, whole genome shotgun sequence, the genomic segment GTGGATCCCAGCCTGCTAGGATCTATGGTCTCCCTAAGATGCACAAACCACGAGCGCCAAATTCCACCCCACCATTTCGGCCCATAGTTTCCTCCATAGGCACCTACAACTACAGCTTGGCCAAATACTTAAGTAATCTACTCCAACGTCATATTCCATCCACATTCATTGCTTCAGATCCTTTCACTTTTGTGAAGGAAATCAATGAGCTATCTTTGCATGGGATGCTTATGGTCTCCTTCGATGTTGAAAGCCTCTTCACCAACATCCCTCTGGATGATTGTATTAACCTTGCGGTCAAGTATACAACTGAGGGTAACCCAGGTTTGAAACTTAGTAAAAATGAGCTTAAAAGGTTGTTTGAGTTTGCTACCAAGAAAACTCACTTCCTGTTCAAGGGTAACGTCTATGACCAGGTGGATGGTGTAGCCATGGGGTCCCCCCTTGCCCCTGTTCTCGCCAATCACTTTATGGTCACCATGAGAATATATGGTTGGATCAATACGGGGATTCAGAGGTCTTATTCTATTTTCCCTACGTAGACGatacattttgccttttccGCTCTGAACGGGGTGCAACCCTTTTCTTCAATTACATCAACAATCAACACCCCAATATACGCTTTACAATGGAACGGGAAGTTGACCATGTTCTATCTTTCCTAGATGTTCTAATCAATAACACTGACCCGCACCAAAGTGTAACCACcgtttaccgaaaaaaaaactttcacaggtttgCTCACCAGTTATCTGAGTTTTTGCCCCTTTACCTACAAATTGGGGTTAATCAAAACCTTGATTGATAGAACTTTTAAGACAAACAACACTTAGATGGGGATCCATACTGACCTTCAAAAATTGTTTGTCATTCTGCGGAGGAATCTCTTCCGTGAGaaccttatcaacaaatatatttctaaatatattcagacagcagtcaagggagggaaaacacagtctcattcaggaatcgagacccaggaaacacctaagtttttctttaaaatcccttacgttgggcacttctcagtcacggcacagaggagtatacgcaaacttgctaatcggttatgtaaacctattgatataaggttagtcttcactactttcaaagtcaggaatctttttaatgtgaaagatgctgtccctgtagggcttcgcaagcgtgtggtctataaattttcgtgtgcaagttgtaatgcgtgttatgttggtgaaaccagccgacacttctccacacgagtgcgcgagcacttactttcagacagatcttcgaacgttttcaaacatctgcagagttcagagttttgtaGGGCATTCTGCACAccggattgcttcgagatcctgaactctgcagccactaggtaccaagtgaagcttaaggaatccatgtttataaaatgggagaagcccgatctcaaccagcaggtgaaacacattaacttgactctctccctgtaaggaactaattATAAGCGTCGCtcatttaaaatttttgttttgttctgttttgatttaataagcaatattgacaacgcaatgtaacgaagtttgtaagatcgcgtgcactttaaattcaacggtgatttcaaaatatgtaacactgaagatgacggatgtaccgtcgaaacatttctggaaaattaaagaaaattgttatgtttatacaacTATCTATATTTTTGCTGCGATCTAGACCTAAATGGATGCAATAAAAATGATTACGCCGATCCAAGCTATACCAATAGAATTATCACCAACGGTTTCTTGCCTAATTTGCACTTCGTAATGTTCACCGAAATAACCTTTTGCATCGTATTTGTAGTGAATCCGCTTACTGAAGACGGTGGGGGTGGAGGATAGCGTTAGTTGAGTTTGAGCAAgacttttcttttaatgtaaaaATGGTCAATAAATTCCTTGCAAGTTATTGGATAGAGAATTTCTAGGATAAAAGCTCCTTGCCTTTGTGTGAAGTAGCGCTACAGATGCTTGCAGGAAAAGTTTTCATCAAAGTGTCCATCTATCCCCTTGATGAACCAACAATGGGTTTTAAAACGTCGATAATGGTATTCTTGGGGAATAAATTCCACCACCTACAAACTGATTGATAGTTTCCTTGGATTTTGGATCGCGCataaagagggggggggggaaggggtagAGAAATGGGGTGGGGTATTGGGGCAAGAGGTAAGGGCCTTGCTATACACCAATTTGACCTGGGTTGGATTCTCTGACTTTGAGTCACATTTAGGTTGAGGTTGTTTGTTCTCGACTCTGCCCTTAGAGGTTTCCCTCCAGGTACTCCGTTTTTCCTCTCTCCCCTAAACTTATCATTTGATTGGATTTGCTTTAATGACAAGTGATTTGATTTACAGTTTTACAGTCTCCCCATTTAGTAAAGCAGTTGCACTCAGCTAGACAAGATTTTGCAAATAGTAAACGGTTCAGCTTGTACTATCgagttttagtataattttcagcggtgaatataagtataggccttttgcaacaaacaatcacatggtacaaaataggataggataggataggataggataactttatttagacacggtaAACTCATCAGTCGCAACtataaaaacctaattaattacCAGAATAATTACAAATTATACAACGACTACAGCTACATTattcaaaattgttctaagtaatcaataaatataactataatattaaatgacaaaataaaaacctgCTTTACATGAGTGCCGTGTATAGAATTGTAGATtaacttgatgaaaagaaacgctCGCAGCCAGCCCGGAACGCTCTAAGGGAGTCAGCCTGCCTCAATTCGATTGgtaaattattccaaagaactgctccagtgtagctgaagctatttttcaTATAGTTTGTGTGTGGCTGTGGGATAGCTAGTTTGCCCTCTGTGTCCCTTAAGGAGTAACTGGAGACGCTACTACGGTCAACAAATTTAGAACTAAGGTAATCGGGAGTAAGACCATTAAGCGACTTATAAACCATCACAGCCTTACGGATTGTTCGttgagaatcaagttttatccaTCCAAGTTTTTGGATAAGGTTATAAGCGTTGGCATCATAGTTCGAGTAAGTGAGTATACGCGCAGCgcgattttgaagttttgtaagtttactGGCTAGGGTTTTGCCGCAACATCCCCAGACAGAATcgcagtaatcaaagtgaggctgTACTAAAGACATGAAGATTGATCGGAGAGTCTCATGTGGAACGAAAGACCTCACTCTCTTCAACGCTCCAATACCAGACGCGATTTTCTTACATAAAGTCTCAACATGAACATTCCAAGATAAAGTCTGATCAATATGAACACCTAGAGATTTCGTAGAGGTAACTTGAGTTATAGGTGCACCGTCAATAATAAGTGACGGAGGGTTGTGAAACGTGCTTAGCCTTTGCCTCGATCCGATcaacataaactcagttttagatGCGTTAAGAGTAAGCTTGTTAGCAGTTAGCCATCTTTCAACTCTAGCAAGATCCTCATTTAAAAGTGTTAATACTTTGGGTGTTATTACTAGCAAAAGTTATGtgtgtgtcgtcagcatacattcgaggttcagaatttaatggACAGTAAGGTAAGTCGTTAATATATATTAGAAAAAGGAGTGGACCCAGAATTGTACCTTGAGGTATACCACAAGTAAGGAAATGGTCCCCAGAGAGAGAACCATTTATAAAACGTCGTTGCTTGCGGCAGTCCAAGTATGATCTAAACCAATTGTATGAAGTGCCACTGACACCATATTTCGCAAGTTTAGACAAAAGAATATCGTGATCGacggtgtcaaaggctttctttaaatccaAGAAAACGACTGCGTTTACATTACCCTGatcaatgttgtaagcccagCTATCTGTAGCTTCAAGTAAGGCAGTGACAGTGGAATGAAGAGGTCGAAATCCCGATTGGTGTCTTGAAATGAGTTTGT encodes:
- the LOC137998108 gene encoding uncharacterized protein; the protein is MLIGSRQRLSTFHNPPSLIIDGAPITQVTSTKSLGVHIDQTLSWNVHVETLCKKIASGIGALKRVRSFVPHETLRSIFMSLVQPHFDYCDSVWGCCGKTLASKLTKLQNRAARILTYSNYDANAYNLIQKLGWIKLDSQRTIRKAVMVYKSLNGLTPDYLSSKFVDRSSVSSYSLRDTEGKLAIPQPHTNYMKNSFSYTGAVLWNNLPIELRQADSLRAFRAGCERFFSSS